AAATAGCTAAAACATTAATCAGACCTTTGTAATTACAAGGTTTTACAAAGTACTTTCCTGTAAAATGAGGGTTATTCAGTTGAGGAACATTGGGTTAGATTAGGGATTTTTTTAGTTGTGAAAAAAGCAGACAATAATCAGTCAAATCTCAAAAGCTAACAGTTTTTGCACTAGTATGGACAGGCTGTCAAATTTTTAAAACGAGGATTATTTTCTACCAATTTTACTTAAGAGATTGTTTGTAAACTATTTACTCAATTCAAGAAGTTTTGATTTAATTTCAGGCGGCATTTTCCATGAAAAATCGTTTGCAATTTTGCTGTAAGCAGTTTCCCATTCTGCGGATTCCTTGTCGATCAACTTCTCTCTGTTGGCTCTCAGGTACCTGTGTATTTCATAAACCATGTTAAATCCATTGTAAGCATTCTCGCTGTTACTAAAAGCATGGATGGCATCATCAATATCTCTGGAAAGAAGAAATGAAAATCCTTTTGTTTGCCATTCCAAAGCAGTTTCAAAGTCTTTACTGGTAATGCTTTTCCCAGGAAGTATGATTTCAGGATTTATCAGCCGTTGATTGTTCTCCATTTGCTGTTTCAACATGCTGAGTTGCTCCTGGTGGTGAAGGTTATCATTGTCACCATCAAGGATTATTTGATTGTATTTTGCTCTTGTTATCGAATCGTTCACAAGAACAGGAGCGATATACTTTTGGTATTCTTTATCAACTTCGTTGTAATAGTCGTACCATCCTTTTTTCAATTTTTCAGAAGGTGTAACATAAGCAAAAAATTGAGCCAACATCCGTTTCTGCCCCGGTTCCTTATTCAGAACTATTAACTCGGTTACATATTTATCATACTGCTGCATTTCCTGCATACCGGCAGCCCTGTCGCGGAAGCCATAATCTATGACAGTAGTCATCACAACCAACGCTACGCTTCCGATAAACCATTTCAGTAATTCAATTTTTAACTTGTACTTTTCAAAATTGATTCCCTGATTATTTGTCTTATCAGGCTGATTATCATCAATTGTTTCGGTTTCCATTTTATGGTTTCTTTTAGTTATCAATCTGGTTAGTAATTCATTTACAAATAGCATGATGTAAAATATTGTGTAAAAAAAACAGAGGCTGTCTTCATTTAAGAATAGAACCTCTGCTCATTGTTCGTCTCTTCACGGTTAACTTTCAAGCTAAATCATGAGAGGAACTTTGAAATCTTCTCTGCAATTTTCTTCCTGCTTTCAGCGATGTCGTTTTTGTTTATCTTTTTAATTTCACCGGCAAGCCGGTCATATTCAGCTTTTGCCGATTTGGTGAGGTTGGGCAGCACTTTGTCTCTCACTTCATCCGTAGCGTCTTTCAGCGCATAAAGCAGGTTTTGAGCGTCAATTTCCTTAAGCAGGGATTTTACCTTTGCATTCGATAGATCCTTGATATGGTCAAGATTGACGGACTCGGTTTTGGCAGAAGCAACCACTTCCTGAACTTTTTTGGTGGTGGCTTTTACTGCTTTCCTGGTGACATCGGAAATCTCCTTTCCTAATTCTCCGGCCTTTTCGATGATCTTTTCACCACCTGATTTTCCGCACTTTTCTTCAACCCTGATGGTGAAGTCGGAGAGTACGTTCATGTAGTTGATAAAAGCTTCATAGGGTGAATTGTAGGGATTGAAATATTTATGTACATCGCCGTCGGAGAACCACTTTGTACACATATAATAGAAATGATCACTATTCTGTAGCCTGTACCAGTCGCTCATGATTTCGGGATCGTTGCACCCTTTAATTCTGGACTCAAGGGCATACAATTTACTAAAGGCTTCATCCTGCATTTCGTTACCAAGCCAGGCAGTGATATCACGCTCTTCATCTGCCCACGAAATGGGGTAGGGGACATGAATGGCCGAGATGGGTTGCAATTCCTTTTCCAGTTCGGAAGGTGTGGCAAATTTGAATTTTTTGGTTTTTAAAACTTTGGCCGGAAGTGAGGCCATAAAGTCAAAAATGCCGGTTTCGCGCCATTGATGCTCGCCGAAGGTTTCGTAGTCCATAAACAGGTTGATCACATCCTCATTTTTGTTGAGATCGAGGAGCCAGTCTGTGAATTTATCGGCTGTGAGCGGCCACTCACTCCACCCGTGGTTGGAAAACCTGAAAGCGATATCGTCGCTCAGGGTGTGGTTTTTGAGCAATACTTTCAACTTCGGGTTACGCGCGTTGCAATACATGAAGTTTGAGCTTTTCCAGCCAAGCACATGCTTTGCGCCTTCGGTGAGCATGAGTGTGTAGCCCATGTCGTGCACCATTTCGCCGATTTCGTCCGAGTAGATCAATTCGGTGTTTCGGAAAGTAGTTGGCTTGACACCAAAAAGCGATTCAATTTTTTTACTGTGCAGTTCAACCTGTTCTGCAAACTCAGTCTTGCTTCTGAGCGATGAAAGAGAATGCGCGTAGGTTTCGGCTAAAAACTCCACGTTACCTGTTTCTGCAAGCTTTTTAAAACTCTGGATTACTTCTGGTGCATAGGCCTCGAATTGTTCAAGCGCATGGCCTGTGATCGAAAAACTCACTTTAAAATCTTTTCCATGTTTTTTGATGAGTTTCAACAACAAGTCATTCATCGGCAGGTAGGATTTCTGAGCTACCCTGCTCATGATATGGCTGTTTTCGAAATCATTATAATAATAATGATCATGACCCATATTGAAAAAACGATAGGTTTTTAACCTGAATGGCTGGTGAACCTGGAAATAAAAACAAATTGATTTCATATCTTATCTTAATATTTATCTTACTAATGATTAATTACTTAAATAAAGTGTCATATACCTGAACGATTTTGAAGGCAGCATTGTCCCATTTAAGGCTGTCAACTTCATCTTTTCCATATTTCTGAAAAGTTTTACGCAATGAGTCGTAGTGTAGCAAACCGTAAATCGAATCGGCCATGCCGTGCACATCCCAGAAGTCTACCTTGAGGGCATGTTTGAGAATTTCCGCAACGCCCGATTGTTTTGAAATGACCACCGGTACGTTGGATCGCATGGCCTCCAGCGGAACGATACCAAAAGGTTCTGACACCGAGGGCATCACGAACACGTCGCTAAGCAGAAACATTTTATCTACATCAGCTCCTTTGAGAAAACCGGTAAAATGAAATTTCGTAGCGATTTTCAGCTGAGCAACGCGTTTAATCATTTTATTCATCAGGTCGCCCGACCCGGCCATAACGAACCTAACATTCTGATCCTGCTTCAGGATAAGGCTGGCGGCTTCGATGAAATACTCAGGGCCTTTTTGCTGAGTGAGTCTTCCGAGGAAAGTAACCACTTTTTCCTTTACATGCCGTTTCACATCATCCACCTCTTTATCAGTAGGTTCTACAGCATTGTGTACCGTGAAAACTTTATCGGGGTTAATTCCGTATTTTTCAATAACGGTAGTTCTCGTAAGATTACTTACCGTGATCACCCTGTCAGCTTCTTCCATTCCCTTACGCTCAATATCGTAGATGTTTTGGTTAACATTTACTCCTGAGCGGTCGAAC
This DNA window, taken from Bacteroidales bacterium, encodes the following:
- a CDS encoding polysaccharide deacetylase family protein, translated to MKSICFYFQVHQPFRLKTYRFFNMGHDHYYYNDFENSHIMSRVAQKSYLPMNDLLLKLIKKHGKDFKVSFSITGHALEQFEAYAPEVIQSFKKLAETGNVEFLAETYAHSLSSLRSKTEFAEQVELHSKKIESLFGVKPTTFRNTELIYSDEIGEMVHDMGYTLMLTEGAKHVLGWKSSNFMYCNARNPKLKVLLKNHTLSDDIAFRFSNHGWSEWPLTADKFTDWLLDLNKNEDVINLFMDYETFGEHQWRETGIFDFMASLPAKVLKTKKFKFATPSELEKELQPISAIHVPYPISWADEERDITAWLGNEMQDEAFSKLYALESRIKGCNDPEIMSDWYRLQNSDHFYYMCTKWFSDGDVHKYFNPYNSPYEAFINYMNVLSDFTIRVEEKCGKSGGEKIIEKAGELGKEISDVTRKAVKATTKKVQEVVASAKTESVNLDHIKDLSNAKVKSLLKEIDAQNLLYALKDATDEVRDKVLPNLTKSAKAEYDRLAGEIKKINKNDIAESRKKIAEKISKFLS
- a CDS encoding glycosyltransferase family 4 protein produces the protein MKVLMFGWEFPPHISGGLGTACYGMTKGLANQGIETIFVVPKAYGDEDESAVRIVNASDVLVDSSDEDYKEFWKKITYMEIGSNLIPYVSPQEFARIAEENRLEGVSLEQKVTSTKFNFSGAYGTDLMAEVSRYALVAAGIAKKSQFDLIHAHDWLTYSAGIAAKNVTGKPLVVHMHATEFDRSGVNVNQNIYDIERKGMEEADRVITVSNLTRTTVIEKYGINPDKVFTVHNAVEPTDKEVDDVKRHVKEKVVTFLGRLTQQKGPEYFIEAASLILKQDQNVRFVMAGSGDLMNKMIKRVAQLKIATKFHFTGFLKGADVDKMFLLSDVFVMPSVSEPFGIVPLEAMRSNVPVVISKQSGVAEILKHALKVDFWDVHGMADSIYGLLHYDSLRKTFQKYGKDEVDSLKWDNAAFKIVQVYDTLFK